In Thauera aromatica K172, one DNA window encodes the following:
- a CDS encoding TRAP transporter small permease produces MKQILALTETLAAVFMLLIALLTTANVLARELFAATIPDWFDGSRLLLAIAMFWGIALATHRGSHISVDILWEHLGAVGRRRLEITVTALCVAFFAPLAWMVWVKVGSTGTQATSDLRLPLIWFYPVAALGATATVLLALHRLAVLWARHLETMKTENHYGS; encoded by the coding sequence ATGAAGCAGATCCTTGCCCTTACCGAGACCCTGGCCGCCGTCTTCATGCTGCTGATCGCGCTGCTGACGACCGCCAACGTCCTCGCGCGCGAACTGTTCGCCGCGACCATTCCCGACTGGTTCGACGGTTCGCGCCTGCTGTTGGCCATCGCCATGTTCTGGGGGATCGCCCTCGCCACCCACCGCGGCAGCCACATCAGTGTCGACATCCTGTGGGAGCATCTCGGCGCGGTCGGCCGCCGCCGCCTCGAAATCACGGTCACCGCACTGTGCGTGGCCTTCTTCGCGCCACTGGCATGGATGGTGTGGGTCAAGGTCGGCAGCACCGGTACCCAGGCCACCTCCGATCTGCGCCTGCCGCTGATCTGGTTCTATCCGGTCGCTGCGCTCGGTGCCACCGCGACCGTGCTGCTCGCATTGCACCGTCTCGCCGTGCTGTGGGCACGCCACCTGGAAACGATGAAAACGGAGAATCATTATGGATCGTGA
- a CDS encoding TRAP transporter substrate-binding protein, with translation MKNFRTTLAKAVMLPALLIPALPSAAADKPVELRFASWLPPQHALARTGFEPWAKSVEEASGGSIKVTLYPAQQLGKAADHYDMTRDGIADMAWVSPGYQAGRFPIYAASELPFLFRTPGAGSAAVDAWYRAYADKEMGDVKFCFSHMHVGTLHSKQPITDPDQLKGMKVRPANGTVAQTMTALGATNVQVSAPEARDALDKGVADAITFPWNSLITFNVHRAANHHTDMRLYAANFVWVMNKNWYDNLSGSQRKVIDDHCNNEWAGRVGTAWGDEEDSGRDKLAAMGDQKLVPLTDAQLAKWKQAVQPVYDVWAKSLPGGNAASVLDALKKEITSRNAGL, from the coding sequence TGCCTTCCGCTGCGGCGGACAAGCCGGTCGAGCTGCGTTTCGCCAGCTGGCTGCCGCCGCAGCACGCGCTGGCGCGCACCGGTTTCGAGCCCTGGGCCAAATCGGTCGAGGAAGCGTCCGGCGGCTCGATCAAGGTGACCCTCTATCCGGCGCAGCAGCTGGGCAAGGCCGCCGATCACTACGACATGACCCGCGACGGCATCGCCGACATGGCCTGGGTCAGCCCGGGCTACCAGGCCGGCCGCTTCCCGATCTATGCCGCGAGCGAGCTGCCCTTCCTGTTCCGCACGCCGGGCGCCGGCTCGGCCGCGGTCGATGCCTGGTACCGCGCCTATGCCGACAAGGAAATGGGCGACGTCAAGTTCTGTTTCTCGCACATGCACGTCGGCACGCTGCACTCCAAGCAGCCGATCACCGACCCCGACCAGCTCAAGGGCATGAAAGTGCGTCCGGCCAACGGCACCGTCGCCCAGACGATGACCGCGCTCGGTGCGACCAACGTCCAGGTGTCCGCCCCCGAAGCGAGGGATGCGCTCGACAAGGGCGTCGCCGATGCCATCACCTTCCCGTGGAATTCGCTGATCACCTTCAACGTCCACCGCGCCGCCAACCACCACACCGACATGCGCCTCTATGCCGCCAACTTCGTGTGGGTGATGAACAAGAACTGGTACGACAACCTGTCCGGCAGCCAGCGCAAGGTCATCGACGACCACTGCAACAACGAATGGGCCGGCCGCGTCGGCACCGCCTGGGGCGACGAAGAGGACAGCGGGCGCGACAAGCTCGCCGCGATGGGCGACCAGAAGCTGGTGCCGCTCACCGATGCGCAGCTGGCCAAGTGGAAGCAGGCGGTCCAGCCCGTCTACGACGTGTGGGCGAAGAGCCTGCCCGGCGGCAATGCTGCCAGCGTTCTCGACGCCCTGAAGAAGGAAATCACCAGCCGTAACGCCGGCCTGTAA